In the Gossypium arboreum isolate Shixiya-1 chromosome 10, ASM2569848v2, whole genome shotgun sequence genome, one interval contains:
- the LOC108488762 gene encoding LOB domain-containing protein 36-like, which produces MSSSNSPCAACKFLRRKCTQECVFAPYFPPDNPQKFANVHKVFGASNVAKLLNELNTSQREDAVNSLAYEAEARLRDPVYGCVGLISILQHKLKQMQHDLNNAKKELSTYIGPQAMLPILQPSVFLQQHVGNPSSSPSSSAVMQHNMMPMMGIPTAAAAAASGQLMLREPQQQQIFEAQQQLAAVIAAREQQEMFRGYEQHHGGQQPEIVRFNNGFEGSASVTATGFNQITTAAAVATMSPSLALGSFENPYQIQAQQDHHHCHGGHHPLQAQLLLQPQQGQPPQQQQPQRSGSEEARSIGPSC; this is translated from the coding sequence ATGTCATCATCGAACTCTCCTTGCGCGGCGTGCAAGTTCCTTCGTCGAAAATGCACCCAAGAGTGCGTGTTTGCACCCTATTTCCCACCCGACAATCCTCAAAAATTCGCCAATGTTCATAAAGTATTCGGCGCCAGCAACGTTGCCAAGCTTTTAAACGAATTGAATACGTCCCAACGTGAAGATGCCGTCAACTCGTTAGCCTACGAAGCCGAGGCTCGTCTCCGGGATCCCGTCTATGGCTGTGTCGGTCTCATCTCCATCTTACAGCATAAGCTTAAACAAATGCAACATGATCTTAACAATGCCAAGAAAGAGTTGTCTACTTATATTGGTCCTCAAGCAATGCTTCCTATATTACAACCGTCGGTTTTCTTGCAACAACATGTTGGCAACCCTTCTTCATCACCTTCTTCCTCCGCTGTTATGCAACATAACATGATGCCAATGATGGGGATTCCTACAGCGGCGGCGGCGGCGGCTTCGGGGCAGTTAATGTTAAGGGAACCTCAACAGCAACAGATTTTCGAGGCTCAGCAACAATTGGCGGCGGTGATAGCAGCAAGGGAACAACAAGAGATGTTTAGAGGGTATGAACAACATCATGGTGGCCAACAGCCTGAGATTGTGAGGTTTAACAATGGGTTTGAAGGGTCTGCTTCAGTTACTGCAACTGGGTTCAATCAGATAACAACTGCAGCAGCAGTAGCCACCATGTCACCTTCATTGGCTTTAGGAAGCTTTGAAAACCCTTACCAGATTCAAGCACAACAAGATCATCACCATTGTCATGGAGGCCATCATCCACTCCAAGCACAACTTTTACTTCAGCCACAACAAGGGCAACCACCTCAGCAGCAACAACCGCAAAGATCAGGGAGCGAGGAGGCGAGGAGTATTGGCCCTTCTTGTTga